From a single Sparus aurata chromosome 13, fSpaAur1.1, whole genome shotgun sequence genomic region:
- the dpagt1 gene encoding UDP-N-acetylglucosamine--dolichyl-phosphate N-acetylglucosaminephosphotransferase, which translates to MSPVPVLPLVINGLMSALGCMATLKLIPAFKDHFISARLYGMDLNKTAKKEVPESQGVISGTVFLIILFCFIPVPFLSCFMGDQCKGFPHDEFVQLIGALLAICCMIFLGFADDVLNLRWRHKLLLPTMASLPLLMVYFTNFGNTVIVVPKPFRVLLGLHLDLGILYYVYMGMLAVFCTNAINILAGINGIESGQALFISGSIIVFNLLELSGDYRDDHVFSLYFMIPFFFTTLALFYHNWYPSSVFVGDTFCYFAGMTFAVVGILGHFSKTMLLFFIPQVVNFIYSLPQLFHVIPCPRHRLPRLNPDTGKLGMSYSKFKRKDLSKLGHLILTVAELLKLLEVRRGQEGDDEFIECNNMTLINLVLKLLGPTHERNLTVIMLIIQVMGSAVAFGIRYHLVRLFYDV; encoded by the exons ATGTCACCGGTTCCCGTCCTGCCGCTGGTGATCAACGGCCTCATGTCGGCTCTCGGCTGCATGGCCACACTGAAACTCATTCCTGCTTTCAAGGACCATTTCATCTCAGCCAGACTGTACGGAATGGACCTAAACAAGACAGCCAAAAAGGAAgt CCCAGAGTCCCAGGGAGTCATCAGTGGGACGGTCTTCCTCATCATCCTCTTCTGCTTCATCCCAGTGCCTTTCCTTAGCTGCTTTATGGGAGATCAGTGCAAGGGCTTCCCACATGATGAG TTTGTACAGCTGATTGGTGCTCTTCTGGCCATCTGTTGCATGATCTTCCTGGGCTTTGCTGATGATGTGCTGAATCTGCGGTGGAGGCACAAGCTCCTGCTTCCCACCATGGCTTCCCTGCCGCTGCTCATGGTCTATTTTACCAACTTTGGCAACACGGTCATCGTGGTGCCCAAGCCCTTCAGAGTCCTGCTGGGTCTGCACTTGGATCTGG GTATTCTCTACTACGTCTACATGGGAATGCTCGCGGTGTTCTGCACAAACGCCATCAACATCCTAGCGGGCATCAACGGCATCGAGTCAGGTCAAGCCCTGTTTATCTCCGGCTCCATCATCGTCTTCAACCTGCTGGAGCTCAGcg GAGATTACCGTGATGACCATGTTTTCTCCCTGTACTTCATGATACCATTCTTCTTCACAACATTAGCACTTTTTTACCATAACTG GTATCCTTCATCTGTGTTCGTGGGCGACACTTTCTGCTACTTTGCTGGGATGACGTTTGCTGTAGTCGGCATCCTGGGACATTTCAGCAAAACAATGCTGCTGTTCTTCATTCCTCAAGTGGTTAACTTTATTTACTCATTGCCTCAGCTTTTTCACGTCATCCCCTGTCCCAGACACCGGCTCCCCAG GCTGAATCCAGACACAGGCAAACTGGGGATGAGCTACTCGAAATTCAAAAGAAAGGACCTCTCGAAATTAGGACACCTCATTCTGACG GTGGCAGAGTTATTGAAGCTGCTCGAGGTGCGGAGAGGCCAGGAGGGAGACGATGAATTTATTGAATGCAACAACATGACCTTAATAAATCTGGTGCTGAAATTGCTCGGGCCCACCCACGAGAGGAACCTCACAGTCATAATGCTCATCATACAg GTGATGGGCAGTGCAGTGGCTTTCGGGATTCGTTATCACCTGGTGCGTCTTTTCTACGACGTCTAG
- the c2cd2l gene encoding phospholipid transfer protein C2CD2L: MELQELGWLCLVALFLASLLIVLGWLLQYSLTLLRLRRARKTGGDPAWQQEQVPHHSLAGGVWGFLLKIRAGRDGGRASEAGVKGLLTSLFSFKSFREHWQRSWVKALNEQACRHGSSIQITFDSSLQLTAASAIDSVTCTDQSAHRMVLHCKCWVDTVTFPVTVTQQSHAAVSMDTYQITIAPMVTKVVVGLEEVEDEGLLISWTLSKHPSFTLTVSPCKLQRKGTEGGADLDMIKGLIEDTLFSTQPAMVLNLKACASSPLAPMDHLSVGLNSVPQSVLVRRLLLRQLRATLSKGQWSRSGELCCVLSLDQPSTERTTRFLSVPSNANAPLEWSEEITLDLGLETKELKVRLLERNGKREQFLPGHASITLDPRCKVPTGQHILSIGPGYGLAPNATVTAELLYVETEEPRSAHNAVPLRSSLTPTKKVDVDRTIMPDGTIVTTVTTVQSRLKLDRSPGESPMRSPSKVEVTEKKPTILSDGRGSPNSSKSSRLSNGLDPVAETAIRQLTESAAKVARKTPTKRSTLIISGVSKVPLSEDDCALSSGYAAAMDAAMHGNHYGTGHHQDPDETTPSDVSERPSVDDVESDTGSTGALETRSLKDHKVSFLQSGSKLLFRRRHREKESCLSQSHEDVSNMGNNFAAVATSSRKKSGSFSRRLIKRFSFRSSGKSKGKAPATNGGASSLDN, translated from the exons ATGGAGCTCCAGGAGTTGGGCTGGCTGTGTCTGGTGGCTCTCTTCCTCGCCTCCTTGCTCATCGTGCTGGGATGGCTGCTCCAGTACTCGCTGACCCTCCTGCGGCTGCGGAGAGCCAGGAAGACAGGAGGGGACCCAGCCTGGCAGCAGGAGCAGGTGCCCCACCACAGCCTGGCCGGAGGTGTGTGGGGCTTCCTGTTGAAGATCCGCGCAGGCCGGGATGGAGGACGTGCTTCTGAGGCCGGGGTTAAAGGCTTGCTGACCTCCCTGTTCTCCTTCAAGTCCTTCAGGGAgcactggcagaggagctgggtCAAAGCCCTGAATGAGCAGGCGTGCAGGCATGGG aGCTCCATCCAGATCACTTTTGACAGCAGTCTCCAGTTAACTGCTGCCTCTGCAATTGATAGTGTGACCTGCACTGACCAATCGGCACATCGAATG GTTCTACACTGTAAATGTTGGGTGGACACGGTGACATTTCCTGTGACGGTCACCCAGCAGTCACACGCTGCTGTTTCCATGGACACCTATCAGATCACCATAGCGCCTATGGTGACAAAG GTGGTGGTGGGTCTGGAGGAGGTCGAGGACGAGGGCCTGCTCATCTCCTGGACTCTCTCCAAGCATCCATCATTTACTCTGACCGTGTCCCCGTGCAAGCTGCAGAGAAAG GGCACTGAGGGTGGGGCAGACCTGGACATGATTAAGGGACTGATAGAGGACACTCTGTTCAGCACTCAGCCAGCCATGGTCCTCAATCTCAAGGCTTGTGCGTCCAGTCCCTTG GCCCCCATGGATCATCTATCGGTGGGATTAAACTCTGTCCCGCAGAGTGTCTTGGTGAGACGACTCCTGCTCCGGCAGCTCAGGGCGACCTTAAGTAAAG GTCAGTGGTCTCGGTCAGGGGAGCTGTGCTGTGTCCTGAgcctggaccaaccctccacaGAGAGGACGACCCGCTTCCTGTCTGTGCCCAGCAATGCCAACGCCCCGCTGGAATGGAGTGAAGAAATTACTCT GGATCTGGGCCTAGAAACCAAAGAGCTGAAAGTGAGGCTTCTGGAGCGGAACGGCAAAAGGGAAC AATTCCTGCCGGGCCATGCCTCCATCACCCTGGACCCCCGGTGCAAAGTTCCCACTGGACAGCACATACTGTCAATAGGGCCTGGATACGGCTTGGCACCAAACGCTACCGTCACAGCGGAG ctgctgtatGTGGAAACAGAGGAGCCTCGAAGCGCCCACAATGCTGTGCCGCTACGCTCCTCGCTCACCCCCACCAAGAAGGTCGACGTGGACCGGACCATCATGCCAGACGGAACCATCGTCACCACCGTCACGACCGTCCAGTCTCGACTCAAACTGGATCGCAGTCCAG GTGAATCACCGATGCGCTCGCCATCCAAAGTGGAGGTGACCGAGAAGAAACCCACCATCCTGTCAGATGGCAGAGGCAGCCCCAACTCCAGCA AGAGCAGCCGCCTCTCTAATGGCCTGGATCCTGTTGCAGAGACGGCCATCCGGCAGCTGACGGAGTCCGCCGCCAAAGTTGCTCGGAAGACTCCAACGAAGAGGAGCACGCTGATCATCTCGGGCGTGTCAAAG GTTCCGCTCTCAGAAGATGACTGTGCGTTATCGAGCGGCTACGCTGCAGCCATGGATGCAGCCATGCATGGCAACCATTACGGCACGGGGCATCACCAGGACCCAGACGAGACCACTCCCTCGGACGTGTCTGAGCGCCCATCTGTGGATGATGTGGAATCAGATACTGGTTCCACTGGTGCCTTGGAAACACGCAGCCTCAAGGACCATAAAG TGAGCTTTCTACAAAGCGGGTCGAAGCTACTGTTCCGCAGAAGGCATCGAGAGAAGGAGTCCTGCCTCAGCCAGTCCCACGAAGACGTCTCCAACATGGGCAATAACTTTGCTGCGGTAGCGACCAGCAGCCGCAAGAAGTCCGGCAGCTTCTCCCGACGTCTCATCAAGCGCTTCTCTTTCCGCTCTTCGGGCAAATCAAAAGGCAAAGCCCCTGCTACCAACGGAGGAGCGAGCTCACTGGATAACTGA
- the h2ax gene encoding histone H2AX, with the protein MSGRGKTGAKARAKAKTRSSRAGLQFPVGRVHRLLRKGNYAERVGAGAPVYLAAVLEYLTAEILELAGNAARDNKKTRIIPRHLQLAVRNDEELNKLLGGVTIAQGGVLPNIQAVLLPKKTGQSAPSSGKAGKKASSQSQEY; encoded by the coding sequence ATGTCTGGAAGAGGAAAAACCGGAGCAAAGGCCCGCGCTAAGGCCAAGACCCGCAGCTCCCGTGCCGGTCTGCAGTTCCCCGTTGGCCGTGTCCACCGTCTCCTCCGCAAGGGAAACTACGCTGAGAGGGTCGGCGCCGGAGCCCCCGTGTACCTGGCGGCCGTCCTGGAGTACCTCACCGCTGAGATCCTGGAGCTGGCTGGCAACGCCGCCAGGGACAACAAGAAGACCCGCATCATCCCCCGTCACCTCCAGCTCGCCGTCCGCAACGACGAGGAGCTGAACAAACTGCTCGGTGGCGTGACCATCGCTCAGGGCGGCGTCCTGCCCAACATCCAGGCGGTCCTGCTGCCCAAGAAGACCGGCCAGTCCGCACCGAGCTCCGGCAAGGCGGGAAAGAAGGCCTCATCGCAATCTCAGGAGTATTAG